The Syngnathus typhle isolate RoL2023-S1 ecotype Sweden linkage group LG6, RoL_Styp_1.0, whole genome shotgun sequence genome has a window encoding:
- the tbrg1 gene encoding transforming growth factor beta regulator 1, translating into MNVMVLSIWVLLSFIAAPGLAAPTAMPQEATSLSPTEQADLKTATEYLKHYYDLREEPAGSWEQSGLSFASKLKDMQTFFGLNVTGRLDRDTLRVMRKPRCGVPDSAEYSSHIQGARWNKKVITYSIGRYTRDMPPSTVDSLLKSAFSVWARAGGLTFVCSQNRNTDITVEFVTQEHGDSYPFDGPSGSLAHTLGPRLAVAGEIHFDDDELWAATGTSGLNLFVVAAHELGHVLGLKHSRDPASLMHPNYKVSHSGPSLLSREDVTNINALYRPPQDHPDHFSRLFPRLIQNRCARDVTFDAVSTLGDATIFFKDRYLWIKHNQAHDIKEGPITNFMPKIETSIDAAFWVPRRSTAYLIRESMFWTVKGSVVKGKPRALCHFGFPAWVQDVDAAVHIAKTGRTLFFMHDIYWSFNENRKVMDFGYPKYISEDFPGLTFPNLSTINAAFHKEAPTLASTISPDDHDLAEKYVAQFYNDVGTRNSTRRSPIRSNFSEDLETMQAFFGLEVTGVLNKETVEAMKTSRCGVSDIGRYGHFPGIPKWTKKLITYRITQYTPDLSQKQVDDIIGKAFQLYSDVIPLDFKQIDDGTADIVIVFKGGSHGDFNPFDGPGRVLAHANSPGLSQGGDTHFDDDEEWTLDQRGVNLFLVAAHEFGHALGLDHSRDRGALMFPTYKYVNTDDYKLPDDDRQEVQALYGSRTQEPTKVPEPVQRSEPEPEDPTEDPQDPLPNPRDEQCNPDLVFDATTSIRGDFYFFKNGYYWRKSASFPEIRFTKVSTKWPPINTVDAAYEAENKDTVFLFEGNQVWGIYSIPKTIIPGYPKPLTSLGLPSTVSKVDAAVYVVETGKTLFFVNTEYWSYDEASNQMDPGYPRLIATDFPLIGSKVDAVFDSFSKKVSLFLSVFCPKLLTDLFLCCAHKMESLNTFESEMEPDGQGSYSLFPSLDSIAGLSGTADTLESEPSSEIAEKPNLTWLDAAQIVLEEAGHPMHIKEIKQRIIDRGLVQSNAKSSLEAVMYRETQKGSKRFKRIENRNGVFALLTDVERQQALKAFTAQAFLGTPQQNTVSASGSGAAPAVAPFPSPAISSENKAKMRRGARKKMNEKYRLKYLRLRKTARAMIFENAALHDEVAHLEEKFVRAKEERQLLLLHYQSLSEGDFLPTPSSTTHPAVPPPPASSGPGAPPSLCGTHMLTSVASAVDEGQLKKPKKERKERGRENGKDELPKKMAKKRKLADGSRKLVQLIPLDSCGRPVFPIVLGGLTLYSLGEIITDRMFFHDECAIYPVGFCSTRVFASMKNPELQCLYTCQIKDGGSGPQFEIVPEDDPQNAIVASSALMCHSNLLKAIASVSSKAVAPIVPSGADFFGFSHPTIQNLIQSCPGARKCNNYRWIRFEVCRPGDGQNPHSLSEDDASINFEAYQRHRHFSDKLEQIPAQTLHCSSASHLTTTSVKPSTSYFSS; encoded by the exons ATGAACGTCATGGTGCTCTCCATCTGGGTCTTGCTCTCATTCATAGCCGCCCCGGGTTTGGCGGCACCCACGGCCATGCCGCAGGAAGCCACCTCTCTTTCCCCTACTGAACAAGCTGACTTGAAAACGGCCACA GAATACCTTAAGCACTACTACGATCTGCGAGAGGAACCTGCAGGAAGCTGGGAGCAGAGCGGCCTATCCTTTGCATCCAAGTTGAAAGACATGCAGACGTTCTTCGGGCTCAACGTAACAGGAAGGCTAGATCGGGACACGCTACGGGTAATGAGGAAGCCTCGATGCGGTGTTCCAGATTCTGCTGAGTATAGCAGTCACATCCAAGGTGCACGATGGAACAAGAAGGTCATAACGTACAG CATTGGCAGGTACACCCGAGACATGCCTCCAAGCACCGTCGACTCCCTGCTCAAATCTGCTTTCAGCGTTTGGGCCCGAGCCGGCGGCCTGACATTTGTCTGCTCGCAAAACCGTAACACTGACATCACGGTGGAGTTTGTCACCCAGG AACATGGTGATTCATATCCATTCGATGGACCCAGTGGCTCGTTGGCGCATACTTTAGGTCCAAGACTGGCTGTTGCAGGAGAAATTCACTTTGATGATGATGAACTTTGGGCAGCAACAGGAACATCTG GTTTGAATCTTTTTGTGGTGGCCGCACATGAATTGGGCCACGTGTTGGGTCTAAAACACTCAAGGGACCCGGCATCACTAATGCACCCCAACTACAAGGTCTCTCACTCAGGGCCCAGCCTCCTATCCAGAGAGGATGTCACCAATATCAACGCACTCTACC GTCCACCCCAAGATCACCCAGATCACTTTTCAAGACTATTCCCTCGACTGATACAAAACAGATGTGCTCGGGATGTGACATTCGATGCCGTCTCCACACTCGGGGATGCCACCATCTTTTTCAAAGACAG ATATCTTTGGATCAAACACAATCAGGCGCACGATATCAAAGAAGGTCCGATCACCAACTTCATGCCCAAGATAGAAACCAGCATTGATGCTGCTTTCTGGGTGCCACGCAGGTCGACTGCTTACCTCATTCGTG AATCAATGTTCTGGACGGTGAAAGGCTCCGTCGTGAAAGGAAAGCCCAGAGCTCTGTGCCACTTTGGCTTTCCTGCCTGGGTGCAGGATGTTGATGCCGCTGTGCATATCGCCAAAACAGGACGAACCCtcttcttcatgcatgacatttATTGGAG CTTCAATGAAAACAGAAAAGTCATGGACTTTGGTTACCCCAAGTACATCAGCGAGGACTTTCCTGGACTCACTTTCCCGAATTTATCAACAATAAATGCAGCCTTTCACAAAGAAG CACCGACCCTCGCTTCGACCATTTCACCAGATGATCACGACCTGGCTGAG AAATATGTCGCTCAGTTTTACAATGATGTCGGGACCAGAAACTCCACAAGGAGAAGCCCTATTAGGAGCAACTTCAGCGAGGATCTGGAAACCATGCAGGCGTTCTTTGGCTTGGAG GTGACGGGGGTCTTGAACAAGGAGACGGTGGAGGCCATGAAAACTTCCAGGTGTGGTGTGTCAGACATCGGCCGCTATGGACACTTTCCTGGGATACCCAAATGGACTAAGAAACTTATAACTTACAG GATCACTCAATACACACCAGATTTGAGTCAGAAACAGGTGGATGACATCATCGGTAAAGCCTTCCAACTCTACAGTGACGTCATCCCACTAGACTTCAAGCAGATCGACGACGGCACTGCGGATATCGTGATCGTCTTTAAGGGTGGAT CTCATGGGGACTTTAATCCTTTTGACGGCCCGGGTAGAGTCTTAGCTCACGCAAACTCTCCGGGGCTGAGTCAAGGAGGGGACACACactttgatgatgatgaagaatgGACATTAGACCAAAGAG GTGTGAATCTGTTCCTGGTGGCCGCACATGAGTTCGGCCACGCTTTGGGATTGGACCATTCCAGAGACAGGGGTGCGCTGATGTTCCCCACTTATAAGTATGTCAACACAGATGACTACAAGCTGCCAGATGATGATAGGCAAGAGGTTCAGGCGCTCTATG GTAGCCGCACACAGGAGCCAACAAAAGTCCCCGAACCCGTACAACGATCTGAACCAGAGCCGGAGGATCCAACAGAAGACCCGCAAGACCCTCTTCCAAACCCTCGTGATGAGCAATGTAACCCCGATTTGGTATTTGATGCCACCACATCCATCAGGGGAGACTTCTACTTCTTCAAAAAtgg ATACTACTGGAGGAAGAGTGCCTCATTCCCAGAAATCCGTTTTACTAAAGTGagcacaaaatggccaccgaTCAATACTGTTGACGCTGCATATGAGGCTGAAAACAAAGACACCGTTTTTCTCTTTGAGG GTAATCAGGTGTGGGGGATATATTCCATTCCAAAGACAATAATACCAGGTTATCCAAAACCGCTAACCAGCCTGGGCCTGCCTTCCACTGTCAGTAAGGTGGATGCAGCCGTCTACGTGGTAGAGACtggaaaaacattattttttgtgAATACAGAGTATTGGAG CTATGATGAGGCTTCAAACCAAATGGATCCTGGGTATCCGCGATTAATTGCTACTGACTTTCCTCTCATCGGGTCAAAGGTTGATGCTGTTTTTGA TTCATTCTCTAAAAAGGTGAGTCTTTTTCTGTCCGTATTTTGTCCAAAATTATTGACAGACTTGTTTCTTTGTTGTGCTCACAAGATGGAGTCACTCAACACATTTGAGTCAGAGATGGAGCCTGACGGGCAAGGGAGCTACTCTCTATTTCCATCTTTGGATAGCATCGCTGGTTTGTCTGGGACGGCTGATACGCTGGAGAG TGAACCGTCCAGTGAAATTGCAGAAAAGCCAAACCTCACCTGGCTAGATGCTGCTCAG ATCGTTTTGGAGGAAGCTGGACATCCCATGCACATTAAAGAGATCAAGCAAAGAATCATTGACCGGGGGCTTGTTCAGTCCAA TGCAAAGTCAAGTCTGGAAGCTGTCATGTATCGCGAG ACACAAAAAGGCAGCAAGAGATTCAAGAGGATTGAAAACAGAAATGGAGTCTTTGCGTTGCTG ACAGATGTTGAGCGGCAGCAGGCCCTAAAGGCCTTCACTGCTCAGGCCTTCCTGGGCACACCGCAGCAGAACACCGTCTCTGCTTCGGGATCCGGGGCCGCTCCCGCTGTTGCGCCTTTTCCGTCCCCTGCAATCTCCTCAGAGAACAAAGCCAAGATGAGGAGAGGTGcacggaaaaaaatgaatgaaaagtatCGGTTGAAGTACCTCCGACTACGCAAAACAGCACGAGCCATGATATTT GAAAACGCAGCTTTGCATGACGAAGTTGCCCATCTAGAAGAAAAATTTGTAAGAGCCAAGGAAGAGCGCCA ATTGTTGCTGTTGCACTACCAGTCCCTGTCAGAGGGTGACTTCCTGCCCACGCCCAGCTCGACCACTCATCCCGCCGTGCCGCCTCCCCCGGCGAGCTCCGGTCCCGGAGCACCACCCAGCCTGTGCGGGACGCACATGCTCACATCCGTGGCGTCGGCTGTGGACGAGGGGCAGCTTAAAAAACCCAAGAAGGAGCGCAAAGAGCGGGGCAGAGAGAATGGAAAGGATGAGC TTCCGAAGAAAATGGCAAAGAAGCGAAAACTGGCTGACGGTTCCCGTAAGCTCGTGCAACTCATCCCGCTTGACTCCTGCGGTCGTCCCGTCTTCCCCATCGTGTTGGGCGGCTTAACGTTGTACAGCTTGGGCGAG ATCATCACGGACCGAATGTTTTTCCATGACGAATGTGCCATCTACCCGGTGGGCTTCTGCAGCACACGGGTCTTTGCCAGCATGAAAAACCCTGAGCTGCAGTGCCTCTACACATGCCAAATCAAAGATGGAGGAAGCGGACCGCAG TTTGAGATTGTACCTGAGGACGATCCCCAGAATGCCATCGTGGCCTCCTCGGCCCTGATGTGCCACTCGAACCTACTCAAGGCCATCGCGTCAGTCAG TTCCAAGGCTGTTGCCCCAATTGTGCCATCCGGAGCAGACTTTTTTGGCTTCTCGCATCCCACCATCCAGAATCTCATTCAAAGTTGTCCCGGCGCACGGAAGTGTAACAA CTACCGATGGATACGTTTTGAAGTGTGTCGCCCGGGCGATGGCCAGAATCCTCATAGCCTGTCAGAGGACGACGCCTCCATCAACTTTGAGGCCTATCAGCGACACCGACACTTTAGTGACAAGCTGGAGCAAATCCCAG CACAGACATTGCATTGTTCTAGTGCGTCGCACCTGACCACCACGTCTGTGAAGCCGTCGACTTCCTACTTCAGCTCCTGA
- the mmp13b gene encoding collagenase 3: MNHLDPFREKKEEVKHYKYPLERLCVNNCSIAIMLFWLLLPLAIHSSLAGPLLAQEKDKRLLAEKYLRRFYGLPAGLQSPKRTGNFKSTLKEMQSFFKLEVTGSLDDNTLDLMTQARCGVPDIGEYNHFPRDLKWKNNIVTFRILNYTPDLKKSDVDRAIRTALNVWSDVTPLTFKKLYYGTADIMISFGRKEHGDYNPFDGPNGLLAHAYPPGQGIGGDTHFDEDEHWSKDSSAYNLYIVATHELGHALGMAHSSDSGALMYPIYSYATGYPLAEDDIKGIQALYGPNPDHKKVKPKPDAPQKCDPDLSFDAATELRGETVIFKDKYFWRIHPQMPEPQLTPIKSTWPSLPNKVDAAYENPEKDQVIIFSGIRMWALNGYNLVNGYPKYIHKLGLPKSVRKLDAAVYIKDTGKTLLFHDEQYWSYDEARGTMDSGYPRSIKKDFPGMDDEVDAAVYHYGFLYFFHDQKQYEYSYRARKVLRILKTNFILGC; encoded by the exons ATGAATCACTTGGATCctttcagggaaaaaaaagaggaggtcAAGCATTATAAATACCCCTTGGAGAGGCTCTGCGTCAATAACTGCTCGATAGCCATTATGTTATTTTGGCTGCTACTGCCGCTGGCTATTCACTCCTCTCTGGCTGGGCCTTTGCTTGCCCAGGAAAAAGACAAGCGGCTTTTAGCTGAG AAGTACCTTCGACGCTTTTATGGCCTTCCAGCTGGTCTGCAAAGTCCGAAGAGGACAGGAAACTTTAAGTCCACGCTTAAGGAAATGCAGAGTTTCTTCAAACTTGAG GTGACAGGTAGTCTGGATGACAACACATTAGACTTGATGACTCAAGCAAGATGCGGTGTCCCGGACATCGGTGAATACAATCACTTCCCTCGCGATCtcaaatggaaaaataacattGTGACTTTCAG GATTTTGAATTACACTCCAGATTTGAAGAAGTCCGATGTGGACCGAGCCATCCGCACAGCGCTCAATGTGTGGTCCGATGTGACGCCATTGACTTTTAAGAAGCTGTACTATGGCACTGCTGACATTATGATCAGCTTTGGGAGGAAAG AACATGGCGACTATAACCCTTTTGACGGTCCTAATGGGCTGCTGGCTCACGCTTACCCGCCAGGCCAAGGCATCGGTGGAGACACCCACTTCGACGAGGACGAGCACTGGAGCAAAGATTCATCAG CTTACAACCTGTACATTGTAGCAACGCATGAGTTGGGCCATGCCCTCGGTATGGCGCACTCCTCGGACTCGGGCGCACTCATGTACCCGATCTATTCATACGCAACAGGGTACCCGCTCGCTGAGGATGATATTAAAGGCATCCAGGCACTCTATG GCCCCAACCCAGACCACAAAAAAGTCAAGCCAAAGCCGGACgccccccaaaaatgtgacccaGATTTGAGTTTTGATGCTGCGACAGAACTCCGAGGCGAAACCGTCATTTTCAAAGACAA GTACTTCTGGCGCATCCACCCCCAGATGCCCGAACCCCAGCTCACACCGATCAAGTCCACATGGCCGTCCCTCCCCAACAAGGTGGATGCAGCCTATGAGAACCCAGAGAAGGACCAGGTTATCATTTTTAGCG GTATCCGCATGTGGGCTTTGAATGGATACAATCTTGTGAATGGTTATCCAAAGTACATACACAAACTGGGACTTCCCAAGAGTGTGAGGAAACTGGATGCGGCTGTTTACATCAAAGACACAGGGAAAACTCTGCTCTTTCACGATGAACAATATTGGAG TTATGATGAAGCAAGAGGCACCATGGACAGTGGCTACCCGCGTTCCATAAAGAAAGATTTTCCCGGAATGGATGACGAAGTTGACGCTGCAGTTTATCACTACG GATTCTTGTATTTCTTCCATGACCAAAAGCAGTATGAGTACAGTTACAGAGCAAGGAAGGTCCTGCGTATCCtgaaaaccaactttattctcGGCTGCTGA
- the tsku gene encoding tsukushi isoform X2 produces the protein MMALLLWLGLPLLVADVWSTSVKNCHPGCRCEVESFGLFDSFSLTTADCRGLGPGAAMPVPIPLDTAYLDLSSNAMGPLTDTILAGPGYTTLVSLDLSSNHITMVSPNALSKLRYLETLDLSHNDLEGLSQGCFFGLPLAEVDLSYNNFRDFNMDVFVSKVKGKPVSVDLSHNKLVSISTTPHGKLVHIQTLNLTANRLSSVPRLAGLEILRYLNLDSNPIIAIQKGDFVHLTDLVYLSLSSLHQLQKIEAHSFEGLQSLQVLDLSNNPNLKTLSLSVFTGLDSLQELNLSGSGVTSLPWDMLSPLPAIKSIMLGQNIRCLRTQKQGQFHRQLGQTQHYEVLNCNRNGIVL, from the exons ATGATGGCGCTCTTGCTTTGGCTTGGTCTGCCGTTGCTGGTGGCGGATGTCTGGTCCACCTCCGTCAAGAACTGCCACCCGGGCTGCCGCTGCGAAGTAGAAAGCTTCGGCCTGTTTGACAGCTTCAGCCTGACCACGGCAGACTGTCGAGGGTTGGGCCCCGGGGCTGCCATGCCCGTGCCCATACCGCTGGATACTGCTTACCTGGATCTGTCCTCCAACGCCATGGGCCCCCTCACAGACACCATCCTGGCTGGGCCGGGCTACACCACCCTTGTTAGTTTGGACCTTAGCAGTAATCACATTACAATG GTAAGCCCCAATGCTTTGTCCAAGCTGCGTTATCTGGAGACTCTGGATCTGAGCCACAATGACTTGGAGGGCCTCTCGCAGGGTTGCTTCTTTGGCCTTCCTCTGGCTGAAGTAGATCTCAGCTACAACAACTTCCGGGACTTCAACATGGACGTGTTTGTGTCTAAAGTAAAAGGCAAACCCGTCAGCGTGGACCTATCACACAACAAGCTGGTGTCTATTTCCACAACACCGCACGGAAAACTTGTACACATTCAGACCTTGAACCTGACAGCAAACCGTCTTTCGAGCGTACCAAGACTGGCGGGACTTGAGATACTGAGATACCTCAATCTGGACAGCAACCCCATTATTGCCATTCAGAAGGGAGACTTTGTTCACTTGACAGATTTGGTTTACTTGTCCCTCAGCAGTCTTCATCAGCTTCAGAAAATCGAAGCCCACAGCTTTGAGGGCCTGCAGAGCCTCCAAGTGTTGGATCTCTCCAACAATCCCAATCTGAAGACACTAAGCCTGTCTGTTTTCACCGGACTGGACTCGCTCCAGGAGCTGAATTTATCTGGCTCTGGAGTGACGTCCTTACCGTGGGACATGCTCTCTCCCCTCCCCGCCATAAAAAGTATTATGCTAGGACAGAACATCCGCTGCTTGAGGACCCAGAAACAAGGGCAGTTTCACAGGCAGCTGGGTCAGACCCAACACTATGAGGTACTCAACTGCAACCGCAATGGCATTGTGTTGTAA
- the tsku gene encoding tsukushi isoform X1, whose protein sequence is MSPQARTTLSGIMQDCDIRGGSSIIDSLKNMMALLLWLGLPLLVADVWSTSVKNCHPGCRCEVESFGLFDSFSLTTADCRGLGPGAAMPVPIPLDTAYLDLSSNAMGPLTDTILAGPGYTTLVSLDLSSNHITMVSPNALSKLRYLETLDLSHNDLEGLSQGCFFGLPLAEVDLSYNNFRDFNMDVFVSKVKGKPVSVDLSHNKLVSISTTPHGKLVHIQTLNLTANRLSSVPRLAGLEILRYLNLDSNPIIAIQKGDFVHLTDLVYLSLSSLHQLQKIEAHSFEGLQSLQVLDLSNNPNLKTLSLSVFTGLDSLQELNLSGSGVTSLPWDMLSPLPAIKSIMLGQNIRCLRTQKQGQFHRQLGQTQHYEVLNCNRNGIVL, encoded by the exons AACATGATGGCGCTCTTGCTTTGGCTTGGTCTGCCGTTGCTGGTGGCGGATGTCTGGTCCACCTCCGTCAAGAACTGCCACCCGGGCTGCCGCTGCGAAGTAGAAAGCTTCGGCCTGTTTGACAGCTTCAGCCTGACCACGGCAGACTGTCGAGGGTTGGGCCCCGGGGCTGCCATGCCCGTGCCCATACCGCTGGATACTGCTTACCTGGATCTGTCCTCCAACGCCATGGGCCCCCTCACAGACACCATCCTGGCTGGGCCGGGCTACACCACCCTTGTTAGTTTGGACCTTAGCAGTAATCACATTACAATG GTAAGCCCCAATGCTTTGTCCAAGCTGCGTTATCTGGAGACTCTGGATCTGAGCCACAATGACTTGGAGGGCCTCTCGCAGGGTTGCTTCTTTGGCCTTCCTCTGGCTGAAGTAGATCTCAGCTACAACAACTTCCGGGACTTCAACATGGACGTGTTTGTGTCTAAAGTAAAAGGCAAACCCGTCAGCGTGGACCTATCACACAACAAGCTGGTGTCTATTTCCACAACACCGCACGGAAAACTTGTACACATTCAGACCTTGAACCTGACAGCAAACCGTCTTTCGAGCGTACCAAGACTGGCGGGACTTGAGATACTGAGATACCTCAATCTGGACAGCAACCCCATTATTGCCATTCAGAAGGGAGACTTTGTTCACTTGACAGATTTGGTTTACTTGTCCCTCAGCAGTCTTCATCAGCTTCAGAAAATCGAAGCCCACAGCTTTGAGGGCCTGCAGAGCCTCCAAGTGTTGGATCTCTCCAACAATCCCAATCTGAAGACACTAAGCCTGTCTGTTTTCACCGGACTGGACTCGCTCCAGGAGCTGAATTTATCTGGCTCTGGAGTGACGTCCTTACCGTGGGACATGCTCTCTCCCCTCCCCGCCATAAAAAGTATTATGCTAGGACAGAACATCCGCTGCTTGAGGACCCAGAAACAAGGGCAGTTTCACAGGCAGCTGGGTCAGACCCAACACTATGAGGTACTCAACTGCAACCGCAATGGCATTGTGTTGTAA